ataatacatgaagGGTAAGCATTTGTATGCAAACGTAGTTTGAAACAAACATTCATAATTAAACTACCACAGAAAGGATGAAACGAAGTTCCAGGAAtgaaaattactttaatacaTCACGGCTAGGTCTACAAAGTCACAAAAAAactacgaaaagtcaagatacaaaaaaaattaatgatATATAGAGCTTTATATATGATACTGGCAGCTTAATGTGTTGCATCAAACATATATAGTGTTCAGAGAAAAAGCTTGGCATATATTTCCAATGTCTCCCTTCTAAGTAGAATGACCCTGAAACTGTCAtaaatcctcacagcatgatgagtgagATTCATTTCCAATTCAGGGGCAGGAGTGGAGCTGAATCCCAGGGCTCTCCAGTTCACTCTGAAAGAATGGATCTGTCTCTTCAGTTTGACACAATCCCCTTCTCTgtgtctctggattcaggctggctctcactcctggggacccccttcatttactgcaggatgagagagagagagaatgaattagtcagctctccacacactcaaacatgtagggtggagaggtgagggactgggagggagggaggctggcttcaGTGTGAATTTGCAGGTGTCGTTTTAGGGTGCTTGACtgtctgaagctcttcccacattcgGTACagcgatatggcttctctccagtgtgaattcgctggtgtgcttttagGGTTCCTGATTCagtgaagctctccccacattcagtacagtgatacggcttctctccagtgtgaattcgttggtgtgtttttagtTGTCCTGATTCAgtgaagcttttcccacattcattacagtaatatggcttctctccagtgtgaattcgttggtgtagTTGTAGGCTTTTTAAGCAACTAAAgttctttccacattcagtacagtgatatggcttctctccagtatgaattcgttggtgtctttttaggttttCTAACCGACTGAAGCTGTCCCCACATTCaacacagtgatacggcttctctccagtgtgagttcgctggtgtgtttttaggtgaCCTGAATGACTGAAGCTCTTccaacattcagtacagtgatacggcttctctccagtgtgaattcgctggtgtgtttttaggtgaCCTAATTGACTGAAACTCTCCCcgcagtcagaacagtgatatggcttctctccagtgtgagttcgctggtgtctttttaggtttcctaacttaatgaagctcttcccacattcagaacagtgatacggcttctctccagagtGAATTCGCtgctgtgtttttaggtttcctaactgactgaaactctccCCATATTTAGGACAGTGATGCAGCgcctctccagtgtgaattcgctggtgtgtttttaggtttcctaatcGACTGAAGCTCTTCCAACATTCAGAacaatgatgtgatatctttggCCGGGATATGTTTTCTGAATCCTTACACAACAAATCAACAGACTGTTCAATGTGGACAGGCTGCaattcagtctcttctttaaagtggacaggctccagttcagtctcttcctctttaatgtggacaggctccagttcagtctcttcctctttaatgtggacaggctccagttcagtctcttcctctttaatgtggacaggctccagttcagtctcttctttaatgtggacaggctccagttcagtctcttctttaatgtggacaggctccagttcagtctcttctttaatgtggacaggctccagttcagtctcttctttaatgtggacaggctccagttcagtctcttctttaatgtggacaggctctagttcagtctcttctttcatgtggacaggctccagttcaggcatctcctgtttaatgcagacaGGTACCAATTccagaacctcctcctgtttaatgtaaacagactccATCTTTCTAACTTTGCTTTCACCAG
The sequence above is a segment of the Acipenser ruthenus chromosome 51, fAciRut3.2 maternal haplotype, whole genome shotgun sequence genome. Coding sequences within it:
- the LOC131722792 gene encoding zinc finger protein 664-like, which produces MESVYIKQEEVLELVPVCIKQEMPELEPVHMKEETELEPVHIKEETELEPVHIKEETELEPVHIKEETELEPVHIKEETELEPVHIKEETELEPVHIKEEETELEPVHIKEEETELEPVHIKEEETELEPVHFKEETELQPVHIEQSVDLLCKDSENISRPKISHHCSECWKSFSRLGNLKTHQRIHTGEALHHCPKYGESFSQLGNLKTQQRIHSGEKPYHCSECGKSFIKLGNLKRHQRTHTGEKPYHCSDCGESFSQLGHLKTHQRIHTGEKPYHCTECWKSFSHSGHLKTHQRTHTGEKPYHCVECGDSFSRLENLKRHQRIHTGEKPYHCTECGKNFSCLKSLQLHQRIHTGEKPYYCNECGKSFTESGQLKTHQRIHTGEKPYHCTECGESFTESGTLKAHQRIHTGEKPYRCTECGKSFRQSSTLKRHLQIHTEASLPPSQSLTSPPYMFECVES